AATGCCAATCAATTGGATCacaaaatccaacaaaacaCCCATTGAGGCATTTTGTTGAACACGTAGTATGCATGCTCTAAACAAGAGTGAATCAAACCAATGTCATAGTATGAAATCCATCCCGGATTGTgtcgtgtgagagagagagagagagcccaaATGTGagttttgaaaaacaaatgagAGTTTGGgggttttaatttgaaaccctTGATTTCGTGCTAGGCCTGTCCGGAGACGGTCAGACAAACAGAGGCATtgaggccttgtttggtaaagggGTTGGAGTTGGCTTAGACACTGTTCATCactatttcccaaaaaaattaacatcaaaatattttaactttttcactttttatatcacatcattcactttttattattattcaaataaaaaaatcactacaaaacaaatttttttcacttttccatatcattttttcacttttttatataaaatattcttactttttttttcacatcaatctacatcaactatagcgtctaggccaacccatttaccaaacaccacctgaCTCTCAGGTCCTGTTCGGACACAATTACAAGCTGTCCGGATGTGATTCCCAAAAATGTTGAATCACtctaaaaaatcaaacaaaatattgaCACTCCCCTAAAGGTATTACCACACCACCAACCACACACATCTCAAGACAATTGAGATCAATGAATTGACATCTCATTCAGTAAATTCAACATGTTTATCAATGACATGACATTTTTTAACACTTGATGGATATCAAAGGCATACAATGCATTCATAGAATTAACAAGATAAACCATGAATTGCGTGGTGTGTGTAAGCTTCCACAAGCAAAAGACCTTAAATTGATGAGGACGTCGGGCTATGCATAGAAACGTCATGAAGAAGATTGAAAAGCTCTTTAAgccaaaagtcaaaccttatgcCCTAGGGCCTAAATACCCTCATACACATATTCCCCCTAAAACTGAGCATATATTGCTTTAATGTCTTAGTAattgttacttatcaaaaaaaaaaaatgtccattAGTAATTGTTGTTAAGCAACTTCAAATACAGTGTATTTTtcactgtttttcttttcagaaattttctttcttatagAATTGCTCAGATCATCATGGCTTCCTCCAGCCGCAATGTGTGCCCACGCATTTACATGAGCAACAGATTCCATGACAATGAAGCTGCTGCCCTCTTCCATTCAAAGTTTACCTCTCCTATTCTTATTGTTGAGAGAGAGGTAAACTTTCTTGAGTGCTAGGTCGCCCTCATTCATAGTCTTTGATTTCCATCATTGGCGTCCCCTTGTTACAATCTTCCCGCTCCCGCGCCCAGTTTGGTTTGTGAGTTTTACTCCAATATTTATGATATTGGggaagatttttcttttaatgtttaCCTGAGTGGTAAGCATTTGCATGTCACGCCTGATTATGTTGCCAAGACATTTGGCATTCCCCGGGTGCCTAACCCTGAGTGCCCACTCTCTGCTGCCACTGCTCCTACAGGTAGCATGCTGATGTCTTGTATCTCTCCATCTGTGAGAGGATGGCTCATTTGAGATGTAGAGTTTGGCATAGGCCTGTTTTTATATCCCTCCTCGATTGTTGTCTCGTATTATCACTTCTGATATTTTTCCCATCAAGCATTATGGTACCGTAGGGATAGACAGGGCGCACTTGCTGTATGCTCTTAGCAACAGTTGATGGTTGATTTTGGGAGTCTCTTTTGTCGGGTTGTAGAAAGAAACTCAGTCTTCCCTATGCTTGCTTGATCACTCGGTTGGCTGAGTTTGCTGGTTTTACTTTTTCTGATTCTGAGCCCCGCATATCTCTTCAGTCTCCTTATAGTCTTGCTACTATTCAGCGGAGTCATGCTCATATGGTGGAACCTCGTATAGCTAGGGGTGCCAtggacgatgatgatgatgtggaTGCTGATGAGAATGATGTTGAGATTgctgaggatgatgatgatgcagcTGAGGATGCAGAGCATGATGTGGATGAGATTACTGGGACTGAGACATGGTCAGGAGGAGATACAACAGTCTGTTCATATGTTGTCGGATCGCCTTGACTGCATCGAGCATGCACAGAGTTCATGCAAGCATCGCAACTGACATATCTTATTTGTGCTTATTGTTgactatttttattatattttgtttttcactgTTTAATGCTATTAGATCATACGGTTTTGATTCATGTCCTCTGACAACAGAGCTGCTAGTTTTGCATTAGTCATAGCATGTCACATCCCAGTAGTAATGACTATTCTGTGGGAAAAATATCAGTTTCAAAATATTATGCCTTCTGGTGAATTGACAAGTGTACCTTTCTTTGCCAGGATGGGACACAATGTGATGGTTTTTTGGCTTGTGATTAAATTACTCTTTAACAATTTTGATTTTACTTTGCTGTCATGCTAATCTATTGCTCAGAAACTTTTACTATATTGCAGAGATGGTGATGATGTTCCTGAGGCTTCTCAGGATAGCCAGAATAGTCCATCTATATCTGAACTGGTTAATGGAAGAGAGAGTCAGACACTAGCGGTAGGGCAGGAATTTCCTGATGCACAAGCATTTCGCAGTGCACTGGTAGCTATTGCCATTGCCATGAAATTCGAGTTGACATTTATCAGATCAGACCGAGTTCGAGTGACTGCTAAATGTGCTTCAGATGGTTGTTCATGGCGAATCCATGCATCTAAGGTTCAAGATGTTGAAACTTTCCAAATAAAGACATTGAGGGGGGAGCATTCTTGTGCAAGGCCAGAAAGGTCCAGCCATCGACAAGCAAACATGAAATGGATCTTAAGTTGTATCATGGACCGTGTGCgagaaaatatcaattataagcCCAAGGAAATCATGAGGGATATTGAGCTGGAATATGGGGTCTTAATACCATACTTGAAGGCGCATCGAGCTAGGGAAAGGGCCTTGGAATTGATACTTGGGATGCCGATAAAGGATATAGTTTTTAATCACGCTCAAGTTCAGGGAGTGGAGAATGTTGTACTTGATGTACTAGATCGGCAAAGAAAGAAACCTTTCAAGGGGAGTTCAGTGCATTGCAATCTCTGTAAAAAGATTGGACATAACAGGAGGAGTTGCATGAAGTTAAGTCAAAATGATAGCCAGGCAGAGGCTGGCAGTCTCAAAGAAAAAACTTTTCGCTGCATGCTGTGCAAACAAATTGGACATAACAGGAGAACTTGCCAAAGCAAGGTTAGATTTTTcttgcattattattattattattttctattttttggtttaaatgaCATAGTTCTCTGTGTGCGCTCCTGTGTGGTctaaaaagtgttttcttttcccGCAGCAGGTGAAACAAATGGAGATGAACTAGTTTTGTGGGCTGTATTATAGTAGGTTAGTTCTGGATGCTTCTCTCCTACACACACTCCCAAATGCACTTCTTGACATGTCacaaaaaattaccattagattttgGATGGACTACTATTGAGTTTTAGATCTAATGATGGTTTTTAGTGTCATGTCAGATTGTGCACTTAAAAGTATAGGGTGAGAGCGTGTGTAGCaaatctctatatatatacatattgagTTTGATGGAAGTAGAATTTGCAcccttttttccctttttgctGCACTATAGTTGAAGATCTACATTGAATGTGAATTGCCACCAGGCAAATGAGATATAGTAATGGACATTTGGATATCTATAATGTCCCTTACCCTCATACCGAGAGTGAAAGGAACAGTTGCTGAGTTGGCAGGGGAGTGAATTCCGTGTAGTAACAATAGGATGTACACGGGTCAACGGCCTTAAGGCAAAGTCGGGCCTAAGGTCAACAGGCCCAACAACAGTATAATTGCTTTTGACTCTTTACAAGTTTGTTGAGAATTTTGtcacatataatattttttttgtgaggaCACTTTTTTAAGGGTGGACAATCAGAATTAAAAGGGCAATTTATACTTGGGATACTTTGAAtcaaacccaaacaaaagacCAGAGACCACTAAGCACAtcaaacccaaacaaaagatTACATTGAACAGAGATAAGATCGTCCATGAGTTATAGTAAGAAAGATTTGGGGTTGAAGCCCACGAGCGCTGGAGGTTGTGAGAAGTAAGGGGAATTTATGGAcctttattattcttattattgaGAAATCTTACAATTACTTGGtatcaaagaaaaaagcccaCTTTTCACGAAATTTCATTTGACTAAAtgcttaatttatatttgaaatttttcacaaaagaactAGAAAAAAGAAGGCTCCCTTTTCACAAAACTAACATTATTGAGTTGGAATTagaattggttttttttttttttttttttgaaaaaaacataacatttcattcaataataccatgaacataaaactacaagattactaggtttagtacaagatttAAGACCAATTCACTAActcatgactaaaatcagatttaatactagatctgtAGTCGGAAGGGAGCCGGACCTGTGCAGGCCGAAAACAGTCGCGTAAGGGGCGTGGGAGCTCAACACGgtggggacgcatgaaagaaaaccctaatagcgggcAGCGAAGCGGCGACACAGGTCGGCGACGACCATAGACAAAATCCGAACCtacaaagagccaaaacaaggccaaggagccCGTTGCAAAAAATGAAGGCGGGGGAAGAAAATCGGCTGGGAAGGggcaaaaatggagaaaaacaGAACGGGAAAGGGAAGAGAGGAGGCATCGTGGctagggcatcaggtaaataactagcaCCGGAGCGAGGAGGACTAGGGGAGGAGGGCGGCGGCcaaacggccaaccctcctcccctatgtggctgaagggtttcacttttctctctggcggctagagagaaaagagacggcTAGGGAATTAGAATTGTTAAGATTGAGACATATATCTCATAACTGGTGACAaggatcattttcatttcatttgaaatgaataatatttatatttatggtTAGGATTTAAAGTTCTACATATGTGTACATATGGTCAATGATGacacatcttttaaaaaatttcaataatataACATCATATGTACCATTAAATGTaccaatcatatatatatagaaacccCTCTTAGAAGTGTCTTAAAATTATGACATATGGCGTaaacccattttttaaaaaaatgttaaactgGTTTTTTAAGGCACAATTTTTAAACcagttttttaagagtgaaccagTCATTAAATTAGGTTAATtaagagcatttaattatattttaatgattttccttacatgtgatttcattaaattcaaaaattgaaTGCATGATATTGTTTTTTCAGAATTTACTACTCTCCAAAATTATAGAAAGacaacatttaaaatttaaaaatatactacACTAACTACTCATAATTGAGTACAACAAAGGAGAgaaaacctagagagaaaaaaccaGACTTGTGGGGAGGTGGGAGTTCTTCCTTTCCCCTCCCCCTACTCCCCTCTTTTTtgctccccctcccccttcttgtgttttttttcctttcttttttttttcagtttatttttttggtttttcttactAGTCTAGTTGCTTCGGCCATCCTTCTGCTTATGCTGCGCTGCCTCCATCCGCTCTCCACCATGCTGTGCCGCTCTTCGCCTCTTTAGAATCGGTTTGGCTTTTTGCCTCCCTCGCCTCAGCTGTTGTAGCtatttgctgattttttttattatatttttgttatttttttaaataagggttTAACTTCTCCTTAGATCTACTTTCATGAGCGATCTTTGGGGTGAAAGTTTTTGTCATAgcctttgggtcgaggaggattaGTTTCGATGTGAGGGTTTTGCTCTTATGgccgggaaaaaaaaaaattgggaatatgagctacctatgtattagattgagtctgccTGGAGTAGATTtgttctataactgaagtttgaaGATAGGTTAGCagatgttgaagtcatagataggtcttgattgtaagatttttatgtttgtttttatgacgttgtaacctcatagcttttTGGCTATGAATTATTAGAGTTTTATGCTATTTGATGTAAAGGTTTTATgctcttaatcttttttcaatgaatgaatatgaaatattctcctaaaaaaaaatttaaaaaaaaaattggcgaATTAgcccatttatttaaaatgctatttttttttctttatacttttcattttaagagtctatttaagattgcgtttgagaaatatagtttttaaattaaaaaaaaaaaaaaaagcactttgacaaaagctttatttttaagctatGCCAAAGGTGCGGTTTGgcattttttaggttttttgacatttaaaagtgcttcaaatttttttaccaaacgagtgtttttttttttttctttaaacaaccTTTTAgggtgttaaatgcacttttgaaACCCTTAAACGCAATGCCAAATAAGCCCAACCAAGTATACCTATGGGAACAAACTATGATTAATTGGTAAAATATGACATTTCTTCTCATCACATACTTACAGAAGTTGTCATTAGTTCCATAGAAGTGACTAGTCAAGGCTTTATAAAAGATGAAAGCCTTTTTTGACTTATAGTGatcataaaaaaatacaacaatcaGCAATTGTCAAAAGCATTGAATAGGAAAAAGAGCATAATTCAAAATTGCATAGAGTAGATACTTTTctcatagaattttcaatatTCTTAAAATTGCAAGGATAACAATCAgtgataataaaaatattgGTTTTTGTGCTCCAATTTGTTTTTGAATGAAGTGTTTGCGAAGGCAGAAAACTTATTGAGTTGTTTCACAGCTAAAGGCACAGTTTTATATCGAATGTGAtattcaagtatatatatatatatatactttaaataCGCTTATCAAAACACAAATATTCATCCATGCCATAAATTGCAAAAAGGcataattaacttttaaaaggATAAGTTAATGTGGACTTAATTATCTCATTTTCTGGTGACAGATTTAGTGCTAGTTGAACATAATTTCCAAAACATGAATGTAGATCTACTTTGGATGCAGATCTCTTGCGGGTCTACACATATTTGTGTCGATCCACTTTGTATGATTGTACATCGTTGTGGCTGATCAGGAATTTAGAGAAGGTAGCCATTAGCGAGTCTTTGGATGTACTTGTTAAGAGATGATGAGAAATGTTGCTCCCACAAAcagcgccaaactgttgatgcagTTTTTGGTATGGCTTGACCGGCGATGAATGGCTTGCAAAATAACAAGAGCGTTAAATGGTCTCGACCTTGGCTGGAAACTCTCTAATGCTTAAGTTAACACTCGTGTTGAGTTGAGAAATAGCATGAGCCAAGGTTTTTTTAGAAGGATTTTATCGATCAATTTACTCGATGCCTTGAGTCCCCTTTTATAAGGTTTTAGGTAACTGCTCTCTCAATGGTTGATAGATAGTAGGAGGTAGTTTAGAGATAATGGAGGTGGTTGATAGATAGTGAGACCCTTAATAAATTTTATCCCAAACAATATTATTTGGAAatgcgtttttttttaaattgtgatttgaaaacattgaaaaatcTGCTTTTTCATGGAAGgggatgcattttttttaaatatatatatataataagggAGTTTTTAGGAGGATGGCATATGAAAGGTCCTTATGAAAGGCCTTATGAAAGGTTAAACATGCATTTAAGTTGGTTAAATATGTTGAAATATTGTGCGTTTAGTCATCTAAAAGCAATGTTCCATATCACACTCTTATGACACAATTTTTGTCAATATATGACCCTTCAATTCAAAGACTTATAAATCCTCATTCCTCCAATTCTTTAACCCCTCCCGCATCACAGATTTGAACATTCTTGAATTTTATTGAGGTTTCATCCTAAATGGTTGGCTATGATAAATCTAGGAGATAACGCGGCCTTGCAAGAAACTGTCGTAGACTTTGAGCAACTAATAGGTCTGAAAGccgaaaaggaaaaacaaaacagcaATGTATCACATACAAAAGTGCAAACATtaataatttcaaagaaatatgCACAAAGAACTCTATTAATAATTTCAGTGATTATTGCAGGCCAGTTAAAGTGGTTGGCattcaaactaataaataacaatatttaatcaaaataaaaaatatagataatttGTTATTTGATAACTTCTAAAAGGTAGctctttaaatttaataaagtaaccttttattctcaaattaaGAGAGCATTGTGAATACTTAGAGGGAGATTCCCTTAATAGCAAAAGAATTGGGACCGTATTCAGAGATGTTTTCCTTATGATGCTAATAACGAGGAGAGCACCTTCTCTCCCTTTGGAGAGTTCGTGCACAAGGGATGGTGATCCCCTCATTCGGTCAAAAAGGCTTGCATGCTTTCCTTGTGAAAGCATCACACTTCTTTATCCATCTCTCTCCACGTGAAATgtctagcaatttttttttttcttgtttctttctctttaagCTAATTCCCAAAATGTCTTTCTACCTATCTTAATACTTACAAAatcacctctttttttttttttttttttttccctccaacCATAAAATGCCTACTTGTCTCATAACCTACTTTTGTCTCTTATCTTTTATGTggttgggtattttttttttttatttatcattaattaattttcatataCATTGTACTTCGCTAACCTACATATGTCAAAGAGATTATGGGCTTCTTTGCtaaccctttttcttctttctttcttcccataaaaatgtcaaaacattctcacaaaaaaattttaaaaagaaaaatcaaaattcggtctcttttatatcacatcaaaatttttttttaagcagaaaataataaataataaaaaataaaaaattcttagaTTAATTTCCATCACATATGTTGTTGCTCACTATGAAAGTAAATACCGTTTgagagtgcgatttcaataagtgcgattttaaaaattgcgtttttaaaatcgctactttttaaatcgcacaggcgtttggtaaaacatactaaaaagtttttttttttttatcaattgagtgtttggataacattagcatataattgcggtttcataaccaaattaccaataaggatgaacaagacagagaggatgaaggaaaaaaaaaaaaaagagaaaagaagggttttgatatattttaggtgggtattcttggtattttttttcattcctgttctaaaaaaggtacgccaaatatctttttaatagaaatcgtaattttgttttaaattcgcactttttcaaataagtaccctctaatcagcttataaaaatcacagatttttttgcgattttaaaatttgcgtttttaaaatcgcaatcccaa
This genomic interval from Corylus avellana chromosome ca3, CavTom2PMs-1.0 contains the following:
- the LOC132175370 gene encoding uncharacterized protein LOC132175370 isoform X1, producing the protein MSAPKAKLLCNFGGELTRQLGRVSYVGGKTRLVLVDRSLSFEGLRSKMIQLSCVAPSCIEIKFQLPDETLDSRLVSVECDDDVVAMLSEFEASQRIPLYLFDTGAELFLRENGTPVVQHTVIDGPTSTHGEIVVPIDPQEFIDAEDDLVSLPRDGDDVPEASQDSQNSPSISELVNGRESQTLAVGQEFPDAQAFRSALVAIAIAMKFELTFIRSDRVRVTAKCASDGCSWRIHASKVQDVETFQIKTLRGEHSCARPERSSHRQANMKWILSCIMDRVRENINYKPKEIMRDIELEYGVLIPYLKAHRARERALELILGMPIKDIVFNHAQVQGVENVVLDVLDRQRKKPFKGSSVHCNLCKKIGHNRRSCMKLSQNDSQAEAGSLKEKTFRCMLCKQIGHNRRTCQSKQVKQMEMN
- the LOC132175370 gene encoding uncharacterized protein LOC132175370 isoform X2 — encoded protein: MSAPKAKLLCNFGGELTRQLGRVSYVGGKTRLVLVDRSLSFEGLRSKMIQLSCVAPSCIEIKFQLPDETLDSRLVSVECDDDVVAMLSEFEASQRIPLYLFDTGAELFLRENGTPVVQHTVIDGPTSTHGEIVVPIDPQEFIDAEDDLVSLPRDGDDVPEASQDSQNSPSISELVNGRESQTLAVGQEFPDAQAFRSALVAIAIAMKFELTFIRSDRVRVTAKCASDGCSWRIHASKVQDVETFQIKTLRGEHSCARPERSSHRQANMKWILSCIMDRVRENINYKPKEIMRDIELEYGVLIPYLKAHRARERALELILGMPIKDIVFNHAQVQGVENVVLDVLDRQRKKPFKGSSVHCNLCKKIGHNRRSCMKLSQNDSQAEAGSLKEKTFRCMLCKQIGHNRRTCQSKVKQMEMN